The sequence below is a genomic window from Rhizobium gallicum bv. gallicum R602sp.
GTGCGCCCCCGCATTCACCTCGGCACGTCGACCGGAACCGGGGGCGAAGCGACCCAAGTCTTCACCGGCCTTTCCTGGACCGCCGATATCAATGACAAGCTTTTTGCCGAAGCCGGTTTTGGGGGCCTTATCCACACCGGCGATCTCGATGACGACGGCGATGGGCCGGCACTCGGCTGCCGACTGCTATTTCATGAATATGTTGGCCTGGGGTACCGTTTCGACACCCACTGGAACGTAACGGCGCAAGTTGCCCATTCCTCGCACGCAGATCTTTGTGACGGTCCGAATGACGGCATGACGCGCGCAGGCGTTCAGATCGGGTATAAATTCTAAGCGAACGCTTGGGCCTCAAAGGCACTTCGTCCGCTCTTTGTTGACCGTGGGCATTTTCCTGTCGCGTGCCGCCCTTACATAGGTTAAAGGACACCGCAAAACGCGCAACGGCAGGGACTTTTCGAGAGCTCATGACCATATCCAATACCCGCCCGATCACCCCCGAACTCATCGCCAGCCACGGCCTGAAGCCGGATGAATATCAGCGGATACTGGACCTGATCGGCCGCGAGCCGACCTTCACCGAACTCGGCATCTTTTCGGCCATGTGGAACGAGCACTGCTCGTACAAATCTTCCAAGAAGTGGCTGCGCACGCTGCCGACCAAGGGGCCGCGTGTCATCCAGGGCCCAGGCGAGAACGCGGGCGTTGTCGATATCGACGACGGGGATTGTGTGGTCTTCAAGATGGAAAGCCACAACCACCCCTCCTATATCGAGCCGTACCAGGGTGCTGCGACTGGCGTCGGCGGCATCCTGCGCGACGTCTTCACCATGGGCGCCCGCCCGATCGCAGCGATGAACGCTCTTCGTTTCGGCGAACCGGATCATCCGAAGACGCGCCATCTCGTCGCTGGCGTCGTCGCCGGTGTCGGCGGATATGGCAATTCCTTCGGCGTTCCGACGGTCGGCGGTGAGGTCGAGTTCGACGCCCGCTACAACGGCAACATCCTCGTCAACGCCTTTGCGGCGGGGCTCGCGAAGTCGAATGCCATTTTCCTGTCGGAAGCCAAGGGCGTCGGCCTGCCGGTCGTCTATCTGGGCGCCAAGACCGGCCGCGACGGCGTCGGCGGCGCGACGATGGCCTCCGCCGAATTCGACGAGTCGATCGAGGAAAAGCGCCCGACCGTCCAGGTCGGCGACCCCTTCACCGAGAAGTGCCTGCTGGAAGCCTGCCTTGAACTGATGCAGACCGGTGCCGTCATCGCCATCCAGGACATGGGTGCGGCCGGCCTCACCTGCTCGGCCGTCGAAATGGGCGCCAAGGGCGATCTCGGCATCCTGCTCGAACTCGACAGGGTTCCGGTCCGCGAAGAGCAGATGACCGCCTACGAGATGATGCTCTCGGAGAGCCAGGAGCGTATGCTCATGGTCCTCGAGCCGGACAAGGAGGCGGTCGCCAAGGCGATCTTCGTCAAGTGGGGCCTGGATTTCGCGATCGTCGGCAAGACCACCGACGACCTGCGCTTCCGCGTCGTGCATCAGGGCGAAGAAGTCGCCAATCTACCGATCAAGGACCTCGGTGACCAGGCGCCGGAATACGATCGCCCCTGGCGGGAATCCGGTAAGCGCGCTCCCCTCCCCGCTGAGCTCGTATCAGCACCGGACGATTATGGTAAGGCGCTGCTGAAACTCGTCGGCTCGCCGAACCAGTCCAGCCGCCGCTGGGTCTACGAACAATACGATACGCTGATCCAGGGCAATTCGCTGCAGCTTCCGGGCGGCGACGCCGGCGTTGTCCGCGTCGAAGGACATCCGACAAAGGCGCTTGCCTTCTCGTCCGATGTCACCCCGCGTTATGTCGAGGCCGATCCGTTCGAAGGCGGCAAGCAGGCCGTCGCCGAATGCTGGCGCAATATCACCGCGACGGGAGCCGAGCCGCTGGCTGCGACCGACAACCTTAATTTCGGCAATCCGGAGAAGCCGGAAATTATGGGCCAGTTCGTCGAAGCCGTAAAAGGCATCGGCGAAGCCTGCCGTGCGCTGGATTTCCCGATCGTTTCCGGCAACGTCTCGCTCTACAACGAGACGAA
It includes:
- a CDS encoding acyloxyacyl hydrolase — protein: MTIPNRGLVLRSLSILLASLIADVSDVSASAHAEERIFDELRFGASTSTQGGNEREDGVFPEVTAFFDPFGADFATDWSQKLVRPRIHLGTSTGTGGEATQVFTGLSWTADINDKLFAEAGFGGLIHTGDLDDDGDGPALGCRLLFHEYVGLGYRFDTHWNVTAQVAHSSHADLCDGPNDGMTRAGVQIGYKF
- the purL gene encoding phosphoribosylformylglycinamidine synthase subunit PurL; its protein translation is MTISNTRPITPELIASHGLKPDEYQRILDLIGREPTFTELGIFSAMWNEHCSYKSSKKWLRTLPTKGPRVIQGPGENAGVVDIDDGDCVVFKMESHNHPSYIEPYQGAATGVGGILRDVFTMGARPIAAMNALRFGEPDHPKTRHLVAGVVAGVGGYGNSFGVPTVGGEVEFDARYNGNILVNAFAAGLAKSNAIFLSEAKGVGLPVVYLGAKTGRDGVGGATMASAEFDESIEEKRPTVQVGDPFTEKCLLEACLELMQTGAVIAIQDMGAAGLTCSAVEMGAKGDLGILLELDRVPVREEQMTAYEMMLSESQERMLMVLEPDKEAVAKAIFVKWGLDFAIVGKTTDDLRFRVVHQGEEVANLPIKDLGDQAPEYDRPWRESGKRAPLPAELVSAPDDYGKALLKLVGSPNQSSRRWVYEQYDTLIQGNSLQLPGGDAGVVRVEGHPTKALAFSSDVTPRYVEADPFEGGKQAVAECWRNITATGAEPLAATDNLNFGNPEKPEIMGQFVEAVKGIGEACRALDFPIVSGNVSLYNETNGIAILPTPTIAGVGLLPDWQAMACIGGASDGDQLILIGTDGSHLGSSIYLRDVVGSIDGPAPEVDLFAERRNGDFVRSAIRNGQVTACHDISSGGLALALAEMAMASGKGLMVTLAEGKGAPHALLFGEDQARYVIAVKPDVAGFVCANAEGAGVPFRRLGTLAGSDLVVDDLLSLPIQQLRNAHESWFPEFMDSAEALVAAE